One region of Solanum pennellii chromosome 6, SPENNV200 genomic DNA includes:
- the LOC107021430 gene encoding lysM domain receptor-like kinase 3, which yields MCKTKMAVDAAQPISTPARRSTTPKITSTQQAQSSTSKSGPSNSSNRVSYTSNSGSGSGSEYHLDTSVATTSVSSQASLTSFRASLPDNPQVYDFSDIRAATNNFLAKRYSSTSSSQSWRCTLHGKDVIIFQRRIYQKSMEKAELRAKLSVICRSHYKSIIKLLGASISGDHIYLVYDFVLGSNLSLCLRNPRNPSYTVLSTWMSRIQIATDVAHGLDYIHNTTGLEIDPVHKYVKSSGIIVTEPSFNAKICHFGAAELCSGSESKAVTNGGEIYEDASAVSTPGRKGSGTKTREFEGVRGYISPEYQLTGVATQKSDVYAFGVVLLELFSGEEPVRFKYDKATGNYSKISLIDTARVVVECGGDREEDGGVGVERQLRNWVDRRLSDSFPVEVAQKVIRLALDCLHVEPDDRPDMRRVAGKISKLYLESKFWSDRVKMPTEITVSLAPR from the coding sequence ATGTGTAAAACGAAAATGGCAGTTGATGCTGCACAACCCATTTCAACCCCAGCAAGAAGATCAACAACTCCGAAAATCACTTCTACACAACAGGCACAATCTTCTACATCTAAATCGGGTCCATCAAACAGCAGCAATCGGGTCAGTTACACCTCCAACTCCGGTTCCGGGTCAGGGTCCGAATACCACCTTGACACCTCCGTCGCAACCACCTCCGTCTCCAGCCAGGCATCGCTCACTAGTTTCCGAGCATCGTTGCCGGATAATCCTCAAGTTTATGATTTCTCCGATATTCGTGCCGCCACCAACAACTTCCTTGCCAAGCGCTACTCATCCACCTCTTCATCCCAATCGTGGCGATGCACGCTCCATGGCAAAGATGTAATTATCTTCCAACGAAGAATCTACCAGAAATCTATGGAAAAGGCTGAATTGAGGGCGAAATTATCAGTTATTTGTAGAAGTCATTATAAAAGTATAATTAAACTCCTCGGTGCATCAATTTCTGGCGATCATATTTACTTAGTGTACGATTTTGTCCTGGGTTCTAACCTTTCTCTCTGCCTCCGGAACCCTAGAAATCCAAGCTATACGGTTCTCTCCACTTGGATGTCACGAATTCAAATCGCTACTGATGTTGCTCACGGTCTGGATTATATACACAACACTACCGGTTTAGAGATCGATCCAGTTCACAAATATGTAAAGAGCAGTGGAATCATCGTCACCGAGCCTTCCTTTAACGCAAAAATTTGCCATTTCGGAGCAGCGGAGCTTTGCAGTGGAAGCGAGAGCAAAGCCGTGACGAATGGCGGTGAGATCTACGAGGATGCATCAGCAGTTTCAACGCCGGGGCGAAAGGGATCGGGGACTAAGACTCGCGAGTTTGAAGGCGTGAGAGGTTACATATCGCCGGAGTACCAACTGACAGGAGTAGCAACACAGAAGTCCGACGTGTACGCATTTGGAGTTGTGCTGTTGGAATTGTTCTCCGGCGAAGAACCTGTGAGGTTCAAGTACGACAAGGCAACCGGAAATTACAGTAAAATCTCCCTTATAGATACGGCGAGGGTAGTAGTTGAGTGCGGCGGCGATAGGGAGGAAGACGGCGGCGTAGGAGTGGAGAGACAGTTGAGGAATTGGGTGGACCGGAGGTTGAGTGACTCGTTCCCGGTCGAGGTGGCACAGAAGGTAATCCGGTTGGCATTGGATTGTTTACACGTGGAACCAGATGATAGGCCCGATATGCGCCGCGTGGCGGGTAAGATATCAAAGCTGTATTTAGAGTCCAAATTTTGGTCGGATCGGGTCAAAATGCCCACGGAAATAACCGTGTCATTAGCACCTCGATGA